A region from the Drosophila mauritiana strain mau12 chromosome 2L, ASM438214v1, whole genome shotgun sequence genome encodes:
- the LOC117147219 gene encoding histidine-rich glycoprotein, protein MAQKFFIAFALLAIAAIRAAPFHGHEHHGHHGGATSHASVHLTSHDDHHEEHHGHHHDHHGHDDHHDSHAEYDFQYGVKDHKTGDVKSQSESRHGHTVTGHYELIDADGHKRTVHYTADKHKGFEAHVHREKLHDHHQAEHHGHGHSGYEGGHVEFEEHSSQSGHDYGHEEHGHGHGHGHGHGSSSHSYSLKQDHGHGHGHSHGQDHGFEHGHGYH, encoded by the coding sequence TTTTTCATCGCCTTTGCCCTCTTGGCCATTGCGGCTATCCGGGCAGCTCCTTTCCACGGCCACGAACACCACGGCCATCATGGTGGAGCCACCAGTCATGCCTCCGTGCATCTAACATCGCACGACGATCATCACGAGGAACATCACGGTCATCATCACGACCATCACGGGCACGATGATCACCATGACTCCCATGCTGAATATGACTTCCAATACGGCGTCAAGGATCACAAGACTGGGGATGTAAAGTCACAGAGCGAGTCACGACATGGCCACACGGTTACCGGACACTATGAGTTGATTGACGCCGATGGCCACAAGCGAACTGTCCACTACACGGCGGACAAGCACAAGGGTTTCGAGGCCCATGTCCATCGCGAGAAGCTCCACGATCACCACCAGGCGGAGCACCATGGTCACGGACATAGCGGCTACGAGGGCGGACACGTTGAGTTCGAGGAGCACTCATCGCAATCCGGACACGACTACGGCCACGAGGAGCACGGTCACGGTCATGGTCATGGACATGGTCACGGAAGCAGCTCCCACAGCTACTCGCTGAAACAGGACCACGGACATGGACACGGACACAGCCACGGTCAGGATCATGGCTTCGAGCACGGACACGGTTACCATTGA